The Lineus longissimus chromosome 8, tnLinLong1.2, whole genome shotgun sequence region AAAGCAAACTACTCGAGGACAGCATGACCAAAAGATAAATGACCTTCCCTCATCCGATTGATTTCCTTGCCGATCATGTGATCAGACGATATAGAGAGAAACAAGAGAAAAGGCCCGCGACCTGCACTGTCTCAGATATCATAGAGCTGAATGACCCTTGAAGGGACGTAGCAGTCACAATCGAGGAGAGATCATTTGCATCAAAGTCTGAAGGAGGACTTTCCCTCAAAGTCATTCGCGATTGTGATTACAGACTTTTTTATGCTCGCGGACAAATACATTTCCCTCTATACTCTTTTAAAATGTCAACTCGATATTCTGCCGTCAATGTCTTTTTTCGCTCTAAACCGTCGTCGTCGCTTTGGAAATACCATCACAAATACGAGTCACAACTGCCAGAATCGGCTTTCTTTGTTCTTCCTTATTATGGTTCGTTGTGATATTTTGGCAAAGGCAGTAGTCTTCTTTTCAAAAGGTCAATCAATAGACTATTCACAAAGCAGCTGCATTATTATAGTACACGGTGTATGGTCTTGCacatatcaatatcaacacctactccATACGATATCTTGCAAACTAATTGACCAAATTCAAATGCAGTTTGAGGCATATTGTCAAGTTTTTTATTATGTAATCAGCAATTTAAAAAATCTTCACACAAAAACTTTCTTATTTCGAACTTGTTTTAGAAGGTTAATTTTAGTTTTCGCTTGGAGAGTAAAACACAAAATTGTAAGAATTTTGACGTTTGGGGACGACTTTTCCAATATCAATCGGATGACGAagtttttttcatcagttaGAAGTAGCCGACCAACCAGCTCTGCCCGTTTCTCCCTCTACATCTAAGACAGCTGTCAGATAATGGTGTATTACCCATCGAAAGGGAAGCCTAAAATATGATGTCATCTCCAATGGCACTTCTGAAGTATTTCCTGAACTAATTTCCGGCCATTAAGAATTTTATAGAATGATGTCTGTCAATCTCGGCCCCTGCTCAACTTGGCCACTGATTACCCTACAGACACGTTTGTAGACCGTGTCAGAGTATCGGGctttttgaaatatcgagaagcGGTGTATCTGGTGCCAGGATGGAGTACACTGGGTTCAATGAATTTGTGACGCAGAAGTAGTCAATTCGTGTTCGAAGATATGTTGACAGTCATTAAGGCACACAACAGAATATTTCCCTCTGATCTCCCCTTAGATACTCAGAGTCCAATTTGATTTTGGTGTAAGATTATCTCGCTTCGGCGGCGTCGTTAAGGATCAAAGACCAACAAATTCCTCCCTACCCCCCCTTTTGTTAAGCCTGCAGTCGAAACATAGAAATATTGCATTCGCCGAAGAGCGCATAAGGCAGCGGGTGTGTCGTTTGCTTCATAATCATTATTTCAGTAGTGGTCTTGACGCCTTTCCTAAGCGTTTCAACTAACCACGCCTTGAAATCACAGATGTTTAAAGAGATAGTCAACTATGAACACTTCGAAACTACAGTATGTTTGTCCTTCATCGCTTATTTTCCGAGTCTGCCGAGTTTTTACCCATTCAAATCATTCCCTAACTCGTAGACTTATCAAGTCAAATGGAAGAACAACACGCTTCATTTCTCAGCGCCATCACCGAACAAATTACGTCTGACGTTTAGTCATTAGCGGTCGCTTTGATGATGGTAGTTAGCATGTAGGTGGCGTTTCGTTGGTGCGTCTGTCTCATCATGATGTATGCATGGCGTGGCGTTTAAGGAGCCAAAGACACTGGCTGAGAGAGAAGGTTGAGTTCGGTTGCTGATTAAGCTAGACAAGTTTGTTGAAGAGCGATGTTAAACCGTTGTAACTGATCTGCTCCTTGTCCGAAACGCATACGccacctagggtcgggaaaACAAAACATCTTTACAATGTCTACATTGGTACCTTGCACTGATCTGTCTTTCAAGCTCTAAGTTCTCAATGATGAGTTATCTCGACTATAATTATCACACGTGACTTATTCCAGTGCATCAAAATTAGCATGATTtggaaaacgtgccatgatGGCATAGTATCTCGCCGACACGATCACGTGATAAAAATGGCATCACCATATCCAAGCGCGGCATGCCGAAACGGAAACTTTAGTTCACAAAATTTGACCGCATGCCCTCGTTAGGAATAATGAGGGGCTTTATTTGACAACAATGAGAAAGCTTTGTCTGCTCTGATAAGCGTCGTGCGTGAGATGTGCCTCGAGCGATGCAGTCGAGCAATCGTGAAAATACGGAGCTGGCCTCTTCCCCATCATGGATAACTGCTGATGAGGGATAATTAACTTGCTGCTTACCTGCTTCCACAAACACACTTTTTAAAGGAGGGATGCCTTTATTACTGATGTTTTATGTAAAAATGTAGTGACAGACTTACACCTGATCGAAGGGACCATCTGAATATCTTTCAAGCTTATAAATCTGCTAGGTGTAAATGAATACTTCAATAGCCACTGCTGCCGGAGAAGGGAGGGGGAAAGCGCCTTAATTTTGCCTCACAGGCTAATCATGAGACAAGGATCCAATTTAAGCATCTGTTTCGTTCCTAGCAAATGTTCACGGTCAGCGGAAAGGACTCCGAGGACTTCCTGGCTGCTTAGAGAACTGTTTTATTGACTGACCTTCTCTCCTTCAAGGTTTGTCCATATTTCGTAGGGTAAAGCAACCAAATTAATCAGTATGTCCCCAAGATGAGTGCAATGCATTTATAGTAAGGTTGCGCAGAAATGTGGTCACTTTACTCCTCATCCGGCTACCAGGTGGTATATTCATTACCCAAGTATGTCCTGAGTACTGTATCAAACAAGAAAGAAAGATTACTCAAAATGACTCACGCACGCGACATCACTGCGTTGACGCCTTCGGGCGGTCCTTGTTCTCCGTGTGACCAATCCATACTTGGTGTGACGCATTTACCGCATGCAGTTGTGTGCTTGCAGCAATTTTTCTTTCGGCTACGCGTCACCATCAGAAGGCGTCTTTAGACTAAGATTTGGGCCCCGTTCCCAtatttgttgtctttttttatgCTTAACAGTGAAGCATGGATTTTTCTAACCTTGTGTATATTGTCTTAAGACGGGCTAGATGGTGTCCGACTTTATATACCAGGAAACTGTTAGCTGTTCGTCAGGTGGGAAGCGAAGTCAGCGAAGTTTTCTAGCAACGGTCATGTCGAGCAGGAGTATCTGGCACATCAGCATCTGATGATAGTAGTTCCATCTTTGCCGACGAAAGCGAAACAAACTCCAGCATTCAATATGCAATCCAATGGTCATGTGGTTTCACCCAGGTGGCAGGATTGAATTCCCGTTCTACGAGCGCCATTTTGCCATGAAAATAAGATGACCTAGGGAATCAGTCAGTTTTCTACCAAACCCCGAACAATTAGGACACTCACGGGCCTACAAAAGGAATGAGTGACTTCAACAAAAACCACGCTTTGAAAGGGTTTTTTCAAAAACTGACTTACCAACAGGCCACTGTGTTGCTGTGGCGTCCATTGGAACCCCAGGCCAGAGCCGCTATCGTGCATCACGTGACCACTTAACGCGTGCTTTTCCCTCTTCCGCCATTTTGCCCGTCGGTTTTGAAACCAAACCTAAAAGAGAATTGTTGATCAAAGACGATTAGTGTTTAAGAAAGCCTTACCGCAAAGGAGGGTCTGTGCATTGGCCCCTTCGAAACCATTAcctgaattcttcttcttcttcagcgtttgaCTCGCGCTCTTTTCCACTTGGAGGAGTTATTCCTGGGATTGTATTTCCATTGGAACGCAGAAATGAGCGTTTTTGCTTGCACACTAGTAGATTCGCGCCAGCTGAGGTATTGGCCACCTACTGACTCCGAATTCGGCTTACCTGAATTCTTGATTCTGGTAGACCGGACCTGGCAGCTAGTTTTTCCCGCATGTAAACATCAGGATAGTGTGTTTTTTGGAACGCCCTTTCTAATTCATCGAGCTGAAGAGAACTGAAGGTTGTGCGCATGCGTTTATTGGGATTCGCATTTGACTCTTCTGAATTTCGATCAAGGATGCCAATTGGATAATCGGCCTCACTGTGAGATAAAGCACGTGACGTACCATCTGCTGAGCTTAACGTTTGATTGGTGCTATTCAAAATTGATTCGATGGAAAAATTGTTGCAGAATTTTTGAGTCTTTTGTGGAGATGCATCCTGCTTGTGGTCGTTTTTGGACGCCTTGTCAACGAAGGAAACTCCTTCTGTTCTAAAGAAATCCATTTCTCCTGGAGAATTTCAAGGGTAATAATGCCGATTGAAGAATTTCAACAGATTCTGTAAGCCCCTTCGACACATATTGAAGCATTTCAGCAAATTAACGACCAGTTTCAGTCCAGTTAATCTTCGTCAAACATTGCAGCATAGATTCAGTTAACTCCAGTTGACCATCGTCACATTGCTGGTGGATTTCAACAGATTCAATTCACCCCAGTTTAAACCATCGTCACACATTGAAGACTTTCAACAGATTGAGTTAACTCCACTTAACCTTCGTCACACATTGAATTTCGACAGATTCAGTTACTATTTGTTAACTTGCGTCAGTCACACATTCAAGAATTCCAACAATTTCAGTTAACCTCAATATTTCCTACTGTCACACATCGAAAGTTATATATTCAGTTGAATAAGTTCAAGTGTATTGTCCCAAATACTCTGAAGAGTTCCGGCGGGTTTAGTTCACTCAGGTTAACATTCGTCTTTCAGAATATTGTTCCTCTTAGGATGAATAATTTGAAGGCAGACGCGAAATTAAGCACACTGTCCCCGTGGCATTTGTACAAAAATATTATATAAGGGGAATTTCGGCAATCTCACTTATTAACTTTCCTTACTCTATATGCTATCCGTGACAAATTAGTTAAAGTCAGACGTGATAGTGAGGACATATTCCTCCGATTATGACCAACCCTCGCGACGAGCCCTATTTAAACCATCGTGGTCCACTAATTCAATTACACATCAGCGATGAGTAAGTTATCTTCTATCGACAACATTTACGCTGCTTATCGAATCAAATTGAAAAGACATTTGGTGGTCTTCACTTATTCCACAAAGTACGGCGTCATTGACAAAAGCGGAACGCCTGGAGTTGCGGAGGTTGGACAATGGGTGCTGGAGAAGAGAAACCTTGCAGTTACATGAGACAAAGCCTTTGACTGTCGGTGCTGAAGGCACTAATTCAATAAAACATTACCGCTTAATTAAACAGTGGTGAAGTGGGCCATGAGATGTGTATGGTTTTACCCTAAAGGATGAAGACAACGTCCTAGACAACGCCACCGAGCGGCCAAAAGGTACAGCTCCGAAAATCTCAAGCGGGTCATTCCAGGGTGTGGAGCGTGTCATGACTGTACAGGCCAGTAGTTTGGGGCAATCATGTGAAGCGCTCTTTTAAGCAGAAACCAGTTGAATTTACCGCCAAgtctcattattatcattagtgGAATATAAGGCCTGAATTTCGATGTTGTTATTGGGTGATACGATGGAGAATGAAAGCGGGGATTTCCGACACAGTCTAGATATTACATGTATCCTCATTGTGCAATGACGTCGACAAAACATAAAGtactttgaaataagctaaTTTTAGTTTAGCGTGCCTTATTCCTCCCAGTGAAGTGTAAGCGACAAACTGTTCTCTTCGATGTAAGTCCAAGGGTGTAATTCAACACAATACAAGACCAGATTTTCGGTAAGTACAGAGTGTTCTGTGTAGTAATTTACATTTTGACTGAGCAGTTTTAAAAAGTCTGTTCCCTGTGTTTTATTATATCGCAACTGCAAACGGGCATGTTGCTTCCGTATCCCTTAATACGGAATAAGTCACATGCAAACGGGCATATCGCAACTGTAAACGGGCATGTGACCAATTTCGTATTTCGGGATACGGAAGCACTGAGTCTTTAACATAGGACGGGACAAGGAAACGAGCATGGAAATAAGTAACGAGTGAACGCGCGTATCCCGGGAGGGCAGTACACGCAATATTGCACACATAAGGTCATGTGAACATCTCaggcaagtatggattaatctatacttgctacTGGTAACAAGGGGAACTGCCCCTTTAACTCTACAGTGATGAAGTAACGAGCCTAGAAAAAGTTAAAAGCACTCAAGAGAAATCAATACCCCAGGGGCTGCGGAGTCGAGGGCTGGTAAGGCTTCCTCTCTTCTACATCAAAGAGTACAGTTCACGCATTCTGGACATAAATATTCTAATCAATCCATAATTAGGTTGAATTTAAATGAAAGTTTAAACAATTGAATACGGAAATCACCTCCTTGTGTATTCAGAAGCAGGTTTCGTTGAATGCGTTTCTCACCAAAATTTATTTTAAAGGATCAGTCGACTAATTTGTAATTGCGCCGGTCGGTCCTTTATCTTAAAGGAGTACGCAACTAATTTAGCAGtaatattaaaaaaactgtTGGATTACTTAATtatgtttaaaactaattaactAACATATCTGCTTTCGTTATCACAATGATCAAGTGGATTCTCGTTGCGTCTGACGTCACATCTTCCTGTCTGGCGTGGGCGTATTTCTTGTGCTGCCGACTCGTAATGTTTATACCTGTACACGTACCGTCTAGTATGATTAATCGAATCTATGCCATCAATACTGGAATGTACAGTAATACTGTCACTGGGAAATCATTCGCTGAATCAAATCGATCGCAGCGCCACCTGACATGGTTGTCAGTGGTGGGATTCGGGGAACTATCGTCCCTGGTTGGTCGATCGTTCCTCTAAGAGGGGGGATTCGTGGTTATAATTTGGGAGAATACAGTTACCCTGGCAATTACGTAGATCAGGAAACATCTAAGTATCGTAGCCTATAGAAATAGGGCATTGGTCACACAACAAACCGAAACGTTACTGGGAAATGGTTGGGGAATCCCCATTCCTTAAGTTTCGCCATAGCGATACCGGTATGTATAATTCGGTTTCTATTTCACACTATCAGTTTGCCTGTAGGTTTTGCCGATAGTGGCTCATATTTGTCGGTTTTATCATGTCAAAGACGCAAAGGAAAATTGACAGCTTTAAACATTCGGCAAAGAGACGTTTATGTGATATGATAGAGATTAGTGAAGCAGACGAGACGACCAAGACCGATGACAACGGGTGTGAAGGTGAAGGTAGGTCGGCTGGTCTCCCCATGGTGGGTCaatcaaatacaaatgtatataggAGTCCGATCGGTGGCTAAGGCGTCGGAAGGTCTGGGAACGGCGCTCGAACCTGATATATACCTGATTGCATAGTCTGCATGCAATAGAGGGGGATGGGGTGGGCAAGTGGTGTCAAGTGGTGTCAAGTGGTGTCAAGTCGTCGGGTGTTTGGGTGGGATGTTATACTCTGTCAGCGGGCCTACGGTGTGCCCATCCAACCCCGACCGTATTTTCAGTGCCGATGTTCCTGAACCATTATTGCCCCTCGCGTCTTGCCAGAAATCTCCCTTTCAAGCAAAGTGTTTTGGGCCGTAAAGATGTCCACAGTGAGACCCTTCGTCTGGCGAGACAGTTAACTGCAAGTGGAAGATACCATAGACCCACCTTGTCACTCTTTACGTGAACTTCCACTGGGCCAAGCAAAAACTGCACTGGGCCACATCATGCTTTTGTCAATGATAAACGCCCAATAAAAAGCTCTTAAACTTAAATTTTGGCCTGTCAATGTAGAGTCAAAGGCTAACTGCATTGTGAACCTTTTCGAAGACAATCATTTAGATGATAAAGGTTCCTTTGCAATTCCAGGCAATGAGACGATAACGAGTATACAGGTTACTTGTAGCTCAAATTCGTGAAAGGAAAGGGATAAACCTCTCTGATAGTAAACCAGTGATTTAAAAATTGTCAGACTACTATACTTTCAGGACTAAAACCGACACCTGAGAAGGACAAAACAGAGACGAACGGAGAAGGTGGTGTGGTGGTTGGAGGGACCACGGAATTGGAGTCGAAATCAAGCACCAAAAATACTAATTGCATTGATCAAGGTTCCAAGGTCGAAGACAACGAGATCAACAAACTGATGGAGGAAAGGGATACTGTAATGGAGCAGCTGAAGGAGTTTGTCGGGATGACGAAAAATACTGGTCATGCTGGAGACGAGTGGGAAAGCGTGATGGACAGCTACGAGAAAATGATAACAGATACAAATATACGTGAAGGATGCCTCGATGAGGATGGGTGTGCTCATCATTGCGTCCCTTGTGATAAGCATTTGAGTGGAATTGAGCCTCTACGCGCTCATCTCAAATCCAACAACCACCACAAGAAAATCGGTCTGAAGAAGTCAGGAGATATCACGAATGCTCAACCATTTAGGTCTGATGGTGCTTTTCGAGATGGCAGACTTCGACCATGCGGTGAACATGCTTGTACACACCATTGCCAAGTTTGTAATAAATGTATGACGGGGGCAACACCAGCCACACAGCACTTGGATAGCGACAAACACAAGAAGAAGGAAAGGGATATGACCAACTCCTATGCAAGGAACGTGGAACGTCCTCCTAGTGCCTCCGGACAATACCGAATAGCCACTCCTGGTTCGAGCAGGGCAAGCAGTACATCGGATTGTTTGAAACCAGGTTGCAACAGTCATTGTACACCTTGTGAGATGTGCTTTGCCACGTCAGATGAATTTGGAAACCATGGAAAAACACCAGAGCACCAGAGCAAGTTTATGAGCGGCATAGTTGCATTGGGTGCAATGCGAACGGCCAGTGAATGCGGGAACGACATTAACAGCATGTTGAATGGAAGTGGCAGTAGCCGTAGTTTAGAGAGCTTCAGCAGTCTTGGAACCAGCCTGGCTTGGGATGGATACGACCCTTCATTTCAACCTAATTTCATCCAGGTGGACACATGCACAGCTATTGGTTGCAGCTATCACTGTACATGTTGCGACACCCATCTTAGCGGAGAAGAGCCAATGAAGCAGCACATCAGCTCCATCAAGCACCTGAACATGGAACAAGTCTACACCAAGGGAATGGCAGGTCAAAACGGCCCGACCCTTGCGGAGTCGAGTCGTAGTCTATCCAATGGCGATTCCTTATACAGTCTTGGTTCAATGTTGGATAACTTGAGTCTAACTTCAATTGCAGGAAATGATCCGGAAGAGGTCATTGGTTCGTGCGGAAAGACAGGTTGTGCTTTCCACTGTAACCTCTGCAGTACCTGTTTGAGTGGGTGCGTCCCGAGGGACCAACATGTTGCATCGAAAAATCACCGTCAAGTCCGGGAGAGGCTGGAAAGAGCTTCCCAATCCTTGGCAAAACCAGAGTGTGCAGTGAGGGAACTCAGTATGGCTCCATCACTTTCACCAGATACGGGGGTTGAATTAGCAACATGTAGTCAACCTGGCTGTGCTTTTCACTGTCACGTATGCGATGCACATCTGACTGGTCGTGAGCCCATGCAACAACACATGGCATCAAAGAACCACGAGAAGCGCAAGAAAGCTACTGCTAACCTGAGGATGCAGCCCGCTTCATCTGCTTCTCGGCCAGTTGATGATGAACCAGAAGTGTCGGAAGCAACCTGTACCCATATTGGATGTCGTTTCCATTGCAACATATGCGACATGCACCTTTCGGGTTTGGATCCAATGAAACAACACATGGACTCTGGAAAACACCACAAAAAGAAACAGGCATTCCTGAAGTTAGGAGGTCAAAGCCAACCATTTTTGGCCGCCTCTAACCAGTTACTGAATCCTAGCACAAGCAGTACACAAGAGATCTCGGAACCAAACCCATTTGCCTTGATGCAGCCACAGCAGAGACCGCTGCCGAAGCCTATTGGCTATGAGAGATCAATACAAAGCCTTTCACCTCCTTTGTTCCCAAGTTCAAGTGACATACGACAGCAATTGACAACACCACGACAGCAATTGGCAACAGCACCACAGGCTTTTCTTCACAGTGGTGTCTTCAGAACACTTAGTCCAAGGGCTCCAGGATATGCTAACAACGTCAACAATTTGGTAGAACCCGTTAGCAATGCTAGCCAACAAGACTTGAGCAAGTCTGTATTTGGTATCTGTCCCGACAGTTCAAGGATATGCATGTATCACTGCTTTGCCTGCGAGAAACACTTCAATGAAAAACTACCAAAACAACAGCACGAAACATCTGCAAAACATAAGAAAGCTGCACAGAGATATCTTGCCGGTTTGAAAACGCGGGTCGTTCAAAAGGAAGACTCCTTCATCGTTCCGAGTGCTGGCAGTACAGATTTGCCCCTAAAGACCCAGTTAAAGACGTCGAAATCGTCCAGCTCTCTGACAGGTCTACCGAAGTGGCTAGGGGAAGATCGGCAGTTTCCACCGGTCGTGAAAACGCCTCAAGCAAAGTACTCGCCACAGACGAAGACTGTGCCGCGGGACTACCAGATGGAGCTTTACCATAAGGCAATGAAGGATGATACTGTCTGTTTCCTTCCGACAGGTTAGTTAAAGccgaattgaaattgaaaactttCAGAAGAACGATATGTTACATGGTTTAGTACTACTATTCCACACCCCATTTCATTACTAAAACCTAGCAATTGAGAAACTCCTATCCATAGTCATTTTGGATGGGTCGAAAAGCAAAGCAACTTGATCGAAGCATGAGCCGAATGGTTTCCTGATTTTTCTGTAGAAACTACCACATATCAGGCCATAGAAGATCAAATTTTCATGGCTGCAAAATAGCTACTCTAAAATGCATTGAATGTTGCACGTTCCAGGCACTGGTAAGACATTGGTGTCTGCACTAGTCATTGACCACATGCTCCAGTTGAACCCAACAAGACCTATTCTGTTCCTTGTCGAGAAGATCCTGCTTGTCCTTCAACAGACCAAATACCTCAGGACAGAGCTTGGGCAAAGACGATATCAAAGGTATGAACATTCTAAGGTACCGGTATTAGTGATAAATGAACAGTTTAATAGCGTTGTCAAATACGAAGTCATCAACAGACTTGTAAAGTTACCACCTCTGTGTGAGAGTTGGTTCATGTGGTTTGGTCTTGTAGAGTAAAATCAAAATTGAATATATCATTATTGGACGATTGTCTTCAAGTAGTTGCTCGTGTCCTTAATTCTCCTGAGTCGTTTGCAAGGAAACCGGCGACCACTGACTCCAACCTTTGGAAATGGCCCTCATGATTCTTGAGTTTGTTGATACTTACGCTGCCTCCTTCAGATTCAACCCCAGGACCAATACAATGGAAATGCATGCCCTTAACGTTGCTGGTTTGTGTAGTGGACACACAGATGCATGTGGCAAGTCCTCTTTGCAGGAGCTGGATGTCATAGTTACAACAGCAGGTATGCCAGTCTTTCATTATTTATATATTTACGGATTTCGATAAGACCCAAGTCCGTGTTGGACAAAAGTCGGAAACTTTGAAGAGTCTATATCAAACAGCTTGTTTGAAACAGGAATTATACAAGGAGTGTTAGGCACAAGATTGAGCATGAGCTTTAGTTGAAAAACGTACCAAGAATTCTCAATTGGCTGCGCCGTTACATTACAATTAATATTAAAGCATGAAATCTTGCATATACAATGTTTGTATCTTACTTTACAGGATTCTTCCTGAATATCCTCTCGAAAAAGTGGCTCAAGTGGCAGGACTTTAGTCTCGTAGTGATTGACGAAGTTCATCATTGCACAAAGAAGCATGCCTATAACACCCTGATGCAGGAGAACCACCTCCAGCTACTCCGGGAGATCAGACCCAAACTTTTCGGTATGACAGCATCACCTGCTGGGGAAGCGAACGTCCCACTTACCCAGGAGATGCTTCAGAGGTTGCTTGATAACATCGGGATGGCAAAGCTATGCGTTGTGGAAGATCATGACAAACAACTCGGGGAGTTCCAGAGTAGGACGGTATTGGAGATCGATTTGGCTAAGATGAGTGAGGAGGAAACACAACTCGAGGATGATATACAGATGTATTTGAGGCACATCTTCAACTTCTTGGTCAAGACGACGAACCTTGGGAACCTTTGTAAGGAATTGGGACTGAACATCCAAGAAGGCCAAAGGGCTATTCTGAATGCTACGGAGTTGACAGGCGAGGGATTGGAGGCGTTTAGGTCCAGTTTGGGAATGATAGATGTCAAAGACAGATGCGCGAAAATGGGACGTTTCATCAAGAAAATCATTGCGCACGCTGACGCCGTTTGTGGAGCACTGCTTGGTCTGCGCCTCTGTGGAGAGGAGGCTGTCTATCACTCATTGAAACCCTTAGCCGAAGACGTGAATTATTACGGATTTGAAGAAATGGCGAAAGTCGGTTTCAATTGTAAGGGGTTGCAGTCACGTGCGGATTCTTATGAATCAAACATTGATGAGAGGCGAAAAAAGATGACAGCCTTCTGGCGCCTCGTGCACAGAATCGTCACGAGTGTGGAGTGGAATGCATTCGGCCCTATGGAGAAGAGACCAATTGTCATGGTAATAGTCCGCGAGCGAAAGGTCGCCAAGTTGCTTGCCACATTGCTGCAGTCTAACAGTGATGTCCAGGCACGAGGGCTGAATGTCGAGTACATTGTGGGCCATGGGGACGGTAATGTTGGCATGAGTGTTAGCAGACAGCGGAGGATGCTGGAGGAGACTTGGCAACATAAGTATCAGGTCAGTGTAGATTTAACAAACTCGTCCGTCGTTTCATCAATTCAAACGTTCAAGAAACGTCAGGAAATCATCACAAATACAATACCCTGGGACTACGCTCTCCAGTCCGTCATCGGGAGTGGTGCTGCAATATATAATGCATTATATTATATGTgctctgataaaaatatcttCTTTTGCTTCAGGTACTGGTTGCAACATCTGTCGCAGAAGAAGGGCTTGACTTACCAGAATGTAAACTGGTCATAGAAATGGACCCACCGGGCAATGTGACGTCACTTGTTCAGATCCGTGGCAGAGCCAGGAAGCAGTGCAGCAAGCTGGTGGCGCTGTGTAGAAGTGAAGACCAGGTGGACAAGATCAAAGAACTCGAGGACAGGGAACAATGTATGATGATTGCAGCTAGGGCTGTTGTGGGCCTGCAGAACACTGCTGCGAAAAGGTTGCTGCTATCTGGATCAATGTAGATTGGATGTCTTCAGGTGTGGCGCTCTTGAGACTACACATTCTGTCctcatgtttggtttttttggTTTGCTTGATTTGCGCAACATCCATCGACGCTGCTTCTTTGGAAACTGTATCTGCAGCAAATTT contains the following coding sequences:
- the LOC135492377 gene encoding uncharacterized protein LOC135492377 isoform X3 — its product is MEERDTVMEQLKEFVGMTKNTGHAGDEWESVMDSYEKMITDTNIREGCLDEDGCAHHCVPCDKHLSGIEPLRAHLKSNNHHKKIGLKKSGDITNAQPFRSDGAFRDGRLRPCGEHACTHHCQVCNKCMTGATPATQHLDSDKHKKKERDMTNSYARNVERPPSASGQYRIATPGSSRASSTSDCLKPGCNSHCTPCEMCFATSDEFGNHGKTPEHQSKFMSGIVALGAMRTASECGNDINSMLNGSGSSRSLESFSSLGTSLAWDGYDPSFQPNFIQVDTCTAIGCSYHCTCCDTHLSGEEPMKQHISSIKHLNMEQVYTKGMAGQNGPTLAESSRSLSNGDSLYSLGSMLDNLSLTSIAGNDPEEVIGSCGKTGCAFHCNLCSTCLSGCVPRDQHVASKNHRQVRERLERASQSLAKPECAVRELSMAPSLSPDTGVELATCSQPGCAFHCHVCDAHLTGREPMQQHMASKNHEKRKKATANLRMQPASSASRPVDDEPEVSEATCTHIGCRFHCNICDMHLSGLDPMKQHMDSGKHHKKKQAFLKLGGQSQPFLAASNQLLNPSTSSTQEISEPNPFALMQPQQRPLPKPIGYERSIQSLSPPLFPSSSDIRQQLTTPRQQLATAPQAFLHSGVFRTLSPRAPGYANNVNNLVEPVSNASQQDLSKSVFGICPDSSRICMYHCFACEKHFNEKLPKQQHETSAKHKKAAQRYLAGLKTRVVQKEDSFIVPSAGSTDLPLKTQLKTSKSSSSLTGLPKWLGEDRQFPPVVKTPQAKYSPQTKTVPRDYQMELYHKAMKDDTVCFLPTGTGKTLVSALVIDHMLQLNPTRPILFLVEKILLVLQQTKYLRTELGQRRYQRFNPRTNTMEMHALNVAGLCSGHTDACGKSSLQELDVIVTTAGFFLNILSKKWLKWQDFSLVVIDEVHHCTKKHAYNTLMQENHLQLLREIRPKLFGMTASPAGEANVPLTQEMLQRLLDNIGMAKLCVVEDHDKQLGEFQSRTVLEIDLAKMSEEETQLEDDIQMYLRHIFNFLVKTTNLGNLCKELGLNIQEGQRAILNATELTGEGLEAFRSSLGMIDVKDRCAKMGRFIKKIIAHADAVCGALLGLRLCGEEAVYHSLKPLAEDVNYYGFEEMAKVGFNCKGLQSRADSYESNIDERRKKMTAFWRLVHRIVTSVEWNAFGPMEKRPIVMVIVRERKVAKLLATLLQSNSDVQARGLNVEYIVGHGDGNVGMSVSRQRRMLEETWQHKYQVLVATSVAEEGLDLPECKLVIEMDPPGNVTSLVQIRGRARKQCSKLVALCRSEDQVDKIKELEDREQCMMIAARAVVGLQNTAAKRLLLSGSM